From Oscillospiraceae bacterium CM, a single genomic window includes:
- a CDS encoding dephospho-CoA kinase produces MTIIGITGPSGVGKTSALRALASLGAEVVDCDAVYHELLQSDGALLQKLGKRFDGVVQSGCLNRRALGQIVFNDPAALCDLNDIAHAFVKDEVSRRLIQWEKAGASLTAIDAVALIESGMAPLCTIVVGITAPVEARIKRIMARDGITEAEALLRIRAQKPDSFYKKHCDYLLDSNGDTVEDFENTCRAFFSRLLGGADHA; encoded by the coding sequence ATGACGATAATAGGCATAACAGGCCCGTCAGGCGTCGGCAAGACGTCGGCGCTCCGCGCCCTCGCGTCGCTCGGTGCCGAGGTGGTTGACTGTGACGCCGTGTACCACGAGCTGTTGCAATCAGACGGGGCGCTTTTACAAAAGCTTGGCAAGCGGTTTGACGGCGTCGTGCAAAGCGGCTGCCTGAACCGGCGCGCGCTCGGCCAGATCGTTTTCAACGACCCCGCAGCGCTGTGTGATTTAAATGATATCGCGCATGCTTTTGTCAAAGACGAGGTCTCGCGCCGCCTGATTCAATGGGAAAAAGCCGGTGCATCCCTCACCGCCATTGACGCCGTTGCGCTCATCGAAAGCGGCATGGCGCCACTGTGTACAATCGTCGTCGGCATCACAGCCCCGGTGGAGGCCCGTATTAAACGCATCATGGCGCGCGACGGAATAACGGAGGCAGAAGCGCTCCTGCGCATCCGCGCGCAAAAGCCGGACAGCTTTTATAAAAAGCATTGCGATTACTTGCTGGACAGTAACGGCGACACCGTTGAAGACTTTGAAAATACATGCCGGGCATTTTTCTCCCGGCTATTAGGAGGGGCCGACCATGCCTGA
- a CDS encoding threonylcarbamoyl-AMP synthase — protein sequence MTTLFISNDDITPAADIIKNGGVVGVPTETVYGLAANGLDAAAVQKIYDVKNRPETKPISLLVTSMKDAENFCRDIPAAADLLAEKFWPGPLTMILFKKDNVPPIVTAGGETVGVRCPDHPKTLALIAKSGVPLATPSANLSGAPSLITAAGVFEAFDGKIEAVVDGGPCAVGVASTIVDLTVTPFRILRCGGLPPRDIETALGLPPGTM from the coding sequence ATGACAACGCTCTTCATCTCAAACGACGATATCACCCCCGCCGCCGACATTATCAAAAACGGCGGCGTTGTCGGCGTGCCGACGGAGACGGTGTACGGTTTAGCGGCAAACGGCCTCGACGCGGCCGCCGTCCAGAAAATTTACGACGTGAAAAACAGGCCTGAGACGAAGCCCATCAGCCTGCTCGTCACCAGCATGAAAGATGCCGAGAACTTCTGCCGTGATATACCGGCGGCGGCGGATCTTCTCGCCGAGAAATTTTGGCCCGGCCCGCTGACCATGATCTTATTTAAAAAAGACAACGTCCCGCCGATTGTGACGGCGGGTGGGGAAACCGTCGGCGTTCGCTGCCCGGACCATCCGAAAACGCTTGCGCTGATCGCCAAAAGCGGCGTCCCGTTGGCAACCCCCTCGGCCAATCTGTCCGGCGCGCCGAGCCTCATAACAGCGGCAGGTGTCTTTGAGGCGTTTGACGGGAAGATTGAAGCCGTTGTAGACGGCGGCCCCTGTGCAGTCGGCGTCGCGTCTACAATTGTGGATTTAACCGTCACGCCGTTTAGAATTCTGCGCTGCGGCGGCCTGCCGCCGCGGGATATTGAAACGGCGCTCGGCCTGCCGCCGGGCACGATGTAA
- a CDS encoding VOC family protein → MPKIVPHLWFDTEAREAAAFYTGLFDHSGILSSTLLADTPSGTAELITFQLAGQEFQAIGAGPFFHFNPSVSLMVHCTEASQVDFLWQKLVEGGTVLMEIGTYPFSQRYGWLEDRFGLSWQLMLVEGAPPIQKIVPNLLFSNGSNGMAEEAVQFYTALFDDAAVSAISRYAPGEAHASKAKINYAAFKLCGFMFSAMDNGYDVDYTFNEAFSIIVSCENQAEIDTYWEHLSAVPEAEQCGWLKDRFGLSWQIVPDFLSDVFSKGTPAEQARVTQSFLKMKKLNIAELQKARKGE, encoded by the coding sequence ATGCCGAAAATTGTTCCGCATTTATGGTTTGACACCGAGGCGCGGGAAGCAGCCGCTTTCTATACCGGCCTCTTTGATCATTCGGGAATTCTCTCTTCAACGCTTCTGGCTGATACGCCGTCCGGGACGGCGGAATTGATAACCTTTCAACTTGCCGGGCAGGAATTTCAAGCCATCGGTGCGGGGCCGTTTTTTCATTTTAATCCATCCGTTTCGCTGATGGTTCATTGCACAGAGGCATCGCAAGTCGATTTTCTTTGGCAAAAGCTTGTTGAGGGCGGAACCGTTCTGATGGAAATCGGCACGTACCCATTTAGTCAAAGATATGGCTGGTTGGAAGACCGTTTTGGCTTGTCCTGGCAGCTGATGCTTGTTGAAGGGGCACCGCCGATCCAGAAAATCGTACCGAATCTGCTGTTTTCAAACGGCTCAAATGGCATGGCCGAGGAGGCTGTCCAATTTTATACCGCGCTTTTTGACGACGCCGCTGTTTCCGCCATCAGTCGATATGCCCCTGGTGAGGCACACGCGTCAAAGGCAAAGATTAATTATGCCGCCTTTAAGCTGTGCGGTTTCATGTTTTCTGCGATGGACAACGGGTATGACGTCGACTATACGTTTAATGAAGCCTTTTCAATAATCGTCTCCTGTGAAAATCAGGCGGAAATCGATACGTATTGGGAGCATCTCTCGGCAGTGCCGGAGGCGGAACAGTGCGGCTGGCTCAAAGACCGCTTCGGTCTGTCGTGGCAGATCGTACCCGATTTCCTGTCAGATGTTTTTTCAAAAGGGACACCGGCGGAGCAGGCCCGTGTGACGCAATCCTTTCTCAAAATGAAAAAGCTCAATATTGCCGAGCTTCAGAAAGCCCGAAAAGGGGAGTAA
- the prfA gene encoding peptide chain release factor 1 produces MLEKLVDIEQKYVDLENRMQDPNVYSDPALYAKLAREQKELSKVVEAYRRYKKAESDLQGACDLMGDPELKEMAQEEYDRAKCDMERIEAEIKILLLPCDPNDAKNVIIEIRGGAGGEEAALFAYNLYRMYTMYADSKRWKTELANLNETELGGIKEVSFMIIGDGAYSRLKYESGVHRVQRVPDTESSGRIHTSTVTVAVLPEVEEVDFEINPADLQVDTFRSSGAGGQHVNKTESAIRITHLPTGTVVECQDERSQHKNRDRAMKILLSRLYEEEQRKQIEAHAAERKSQVGTGDRSERIRTYNYPQGRLTDHRIGLTLYRLEQIMNGDLDEVFDALNIADQTEKLKAAGEE; encoded by the coding sequence ATGCTCGAAAAACTCGTGGATATTGAACAAAAGTACGTTGACCTCGAAAACCGCATGCAAGACCCGAACGTCTACTCTGACCCCGCGCTTTACGCCAAACTTGCCCGAGAGCAAAAGGAACTGTCCAAAGTCGTTGAGGCTTACCGCCGGTACAAAAAAGCCGAGAGCGACCTGCAGGGCGCCTGCGACCTGATGGGGGACCCGGAGCTCAAGGAAATGGCGCAAGAGGAGTATGACAGGGCAAAATGCGACATGGAGCGTATCGAGGCAGAGATCAAAATCCTTCTGCTGCCATGTGACCCGAATGACGCCAAAAACGTTATCATTGAAATCCGCGGCGGTGCCGGCGGCGAAGAGGCGGCGCTTTTCGCTTACAATCTCTATCGTATGTATACAATGTACGCCGATTCAAAGCGCTGGAAAACGGAGCTTGCGAACTTAAATGAAACCGAGCTGGGCGGCATTAAAGAGGTCAGCTTTATGATCATTGGTGACGGCGCGTACTCCCGGCTAAAATACGAAAGCGGTGTCCATCGCGTCCAGCGCGTGCCGGATACGGAATCGTCCGGCCGCATTCACACGAGCACCGTCACCGTCGCCGTCCTCCCAGAGGTGGAGGAGGTTGACTTTGAAATAAACCCCGCCGACCTGCAGGTTGACACATTTCGCTCCTCCGGTGCGGGCGGCCAGCACGTCAATAAAACGGAGTCGGCCATCCGCATCACCCATCTGCCAACGGGGACGGTCGTCGAGTGCCAAGACGAGCGCAGCCAGCATAAAAACAGGGACAGAGCGATGAAAATTCTCCTCTCCCGCCTGTATGAGGAGGAGCAGCGCAAACAGATCGAAGCCCATGCCGCCGAGCGCAAAAGTCAGGTCGGGACAGGCGATCGGTCCGAGCGCATTCGCACGTATAACTATCCGCAGGGCCGCTTGACAGATCACCGCATCGGCCTCACGCTTTACCGCCTTGAACAGATCATGAACGGCGATCTCGACGAAGTGTTTGACGCGTTAAATATTGCCGACCAGACGGAAAAGCTCAAAGCCGCCGGAGAAGAATAA